The following proteins are co-located in the Micromonospora coriariae genome:
- the rpsR gene encoding 30S ribosomal protein S18, whose amino-acid sequence MAKAAALRKPKKKVNPLDKDGITYIDYKDTALLRKFISDRGKIRARRVTGVTSQQQRQIARAVKNAREMALLPYTATTR is encoded by the coding sequence ATGGCCAAGGCTGCGGCACTTCGCAAGCCGAAGAAGAAGGTGAACCCGCTCGACAAGGACGGGATCACCTACATCGATTACAAGGACACCGCGCTGCTGCGCAAGTTCATCTCCGACCGCGGCAAGATCCGCGCTCGGCGGGTGACCGGCGTGACCTCGCAGCAGCAGCGGCAGATCGCCCGTGCGGTCAAGAATGCCCGTGAGATGGCGCTCCTGCCGTACACGGCTACCACCCGCTGA
- the rplI gene encoding 50S ribosomal protein L9 → MKIILTQEVSGLGAPGDIVEVKDGFGRNYLLPQGFAIAWTKGAEKQVTVIKRARSAREIRDLDHANEVKGQLEGLKVNLKARAGDGGRLFGSVTSAEIVDAVKASGGPVLDRRRLEVPGHIKSTGTYPVKIKLHPEVTASFNLNVVQG, encoded by the coding sequence ATGAAGATCATCCTGACTCAGGAAGTGTCCGGCCTCGGTGCCCCGGGCGACATCGTCGAGGTCAAGGACGGCTTCGGCCGTAACTACCTGCTGCCGCAGGGCTTCGCGATCGCCTGGACCAAGGGCGCGGAAAAGCAGGTCACGGTCATCAAGCGGGCCCGCTCGGCCCGCGAGATCCGCGACCTCGACCACGCGAACGAGGTCAAGGGTCAGCTCGAGGGTCTCAAGGTCAACCTGAAGGCCCGCGCCGGCGACGGCGGTCGGCTCTTCGGCTCGGTCACTTCGGCCGAGATCGTCGACGCCGTCAAGGCCTCCGGTGGCCCGGTCCTCGACCGGCGCCGGCTGGAGGTGCCCGGTCACATCAAGTCGACCGGCACCTACCCGGTGAAGATCAAGCTGCACCCCGAGGTGACCGCGTCGTTCAACCTGAACGTCGTTCAGGGCTGA